The genomic segment GGCCGGCTCGACGTACACCAGTTGCACCATGTGACCGCGGATGTCGAGTCCCAGGATCGCGGCGGCAGCCTCACGGGCCTCCTCGGGCGCCTCCGCGAGCTTGATGCCGCCGGCTTTCCCGCGACCGCCGGTCTTCACCTGTGCCTTGACCACCACTGGTCGGTTGAGTTCACGCGCAGCGTCCTCGGCTTCGTCCGCGGTGGTGCACACGATCCCCGGGGGCGGGGTGGGCACGCCGTGGCGCCGGAAGAACTCCTTGCCCTGATACTCCAGCAGGTCCATCCGTGCTCCCGTGTCCGTCTGTTGTGAGGCGCCGCGATGTCAGGCGCTGCCGGCGCGCCTGGCCCCAGCAGGGTTCTCGGCGCCGGTGTCGGGGACGTTGGCGCGGACCCAGGCGACGATCTCGCTGATGGGCGTGCCCGGGGTGAAGATCCGCGCGATCCCCTGGCGTTCCAGCTCGGGGATGTCGTTCTTGGGGATGATCCCGCCGCCGAACACGACGACGTCGTCGGCGCCCTCCTGCCGCAGCAGCTCGACCACCCGCGGGAACAGTGTCATGTGCGCCCCGGAGTGGATCGACAGCCCCACGGCCTGCGCGTCCTCCTGGATCACCGCGTTCACGATCTGTTCCGGTGTCTGGTGCAGCCCCGTGTAGATGATCTCCATCCCGGCGTCGCGGAGCGCTCGGGCCACGACCTTGGCCCCGCGGTCGTGCCCGTCGAGGCCCGGTTTGGCGACGACGACGCGGATGGTCACCGGTGAGGTCCTTCCTGCCCTGCAGCGGGCGGCGATCGACCGAGCCCCGCAGCGACGCGTCGTGTGTGCCCAGCGCCGCGCGGCCGAGGATAGTGCGAAGCGTGAACACCCGGTGCGGCGCCGCGCCCGGGCGCGTCCACGACGACACGGTCCACCGTCCCGGAGTGCGTGGTCGCGGTTGCCGTTGGTGGTCGCGGTTGCCGTCCGTTGTCGCGGTTGCGGTGCGTGGTGGCG from the Actinomycetota bacterium genome contains:
- a CDS encoding cobalamin B12-binding domain-containing protein, with the translated sequence MTIRVVVAKPGLDGHDRGAKVVARALRDAGMEIIYTGLHQTPEQIVNAVIQEDAQAVGLSIHSGAHMTLFPRVVELLRQEGADDVVVFGGGIIPKNDIPELERQGIARIFTPGTPISEIVAWVRANVPDTGAENPAGARRAGSA